In Candidatus Lokiarchaeota archaeon, the genomic window CAGCTTCGGCGGTCTCTTCCAGATAGTTCTTGGAATTTAGATACCACTTCTTCCCAGCTCCGTGTTTATAGCACCATTCGCACATTTTCCTTGCCTTCAAACTGCAGATAGTAAACCTTCTTTCGTTATCCCCTAAATCGCTTTCCCTGATTCAGAACAGGAAGAATCTTACTGTTACTTTAGTTGGAGGAATTTCACCTACACACCCCGGGAAAATCTCAGAGACAATATGAATAGATTATTAGGTGAACAACTTCAAGAAAAACATGATGTCGCATAAACAATCTTCGGTTCCAGTGTACAAAGTCATTCTGATAGGCGACGCCAGTGTAGGCAAATCATCCCTGATTCGAAGACTCCTCTTGGACGAATTCGATGAACAATATACCGCAACTGTTGGTGTCGACTTGAGTGCAGTAGCTCTAAGCATTGGGGAAATAACCCCTGTGATTCTTACAGCGATTGACTTGGGTGGCCAAGCTGATTTTGATGAGTTGCGCTCAAAATACTATCAGGGGGCGCATTTTGCATGCTTGGTCTACGATATTTCCGATCAATATAGCTTTGAAAGACTTGAACACTGGTACGGAG contains:
- a CDS encoding GTP-binding protein, producing MMSHKQSSVPVYKVILIGDASVGKSSLIRRLLLDEFDEQYTATVGVDLSAVALSIGEITPVILTAIDLGGQADFDELRSKYYQGAHFACLVYDISDQYSFERLEHWYG